In the genome of Candidatus Electrothrix rattekaaiensis, the window TCCCTGCAGCAAGGTCATTGCCACTGATTTTTCCCAAGAAGCCCTTGAGCTAGCCTGGAAGAATATTTCCAGCTATCACCTCAATGAACGGGTTCATTTGCTCCAAGCCGATCTCCTGACCGCCTTTTCCTGCACACCGCTTTTTGATCTCATCGTCACCAACCCCCCTTATGTCAAAGCAGGTGATATACCGACGCTTGAACCGGAAGTACGGGATTGGGAGCCGCACCTAGCTCTGTCCGGCGGCAATACCGGCCTGGACTGCGTTACCCGAATCTGCCGGGACGCCAAGCCGCTCTTGCAGCCCGGAGGCTGGCTGTTTATGGAGATTGGAGCGGATATTGGGCAGGAGGTTGAGCAGGTCTTTCTGGAGGCGGGAGGATATGAGCAGGTCAAGGTGGTGCCGGATTGGGCTGGCCTGCCTCGGGTGTTGCAGGCTCGAAAAAGGAATGAAAGGTAGAAGGCTACCAACTTAAACCGGGACGGAAAGTAGACTCAACCAAAAAACGTGCTACGTCCCCTGTTTCCCTCGGAAGAGCGGAAAAAATGCTTGGCAGATCCTATGCTACGGTTTACAGTGCATTGTGCGCGAACCTCTTTCAGACAGAAAAAGCCGGGAGGTTCGCGATGCCCGCAGTATGGGGGATACAGCGAAAAACAGGGGTTTTGCGCGGCCTCTGTTGCTTGCTTTTGAGGAGGTTCGCGCAAACCGCGTTTTTTGCGGTGCGGAAACAGGGGGTTGCAGGGTGAGGGTTGTCTATTGACCGGATTTGGAACGGGGTTACGACTGATTGCTCTTTGCGGAGCAGGCTCTACGATAGGGTTGTCTATTGACCGGATTTGGAACGGGGTTACGACATGGTTGGCTCCGTTAGTGTTGGTTTGTCTTGCTCGTTGTCTATTGACCGGATTTGGAACGGGGTTACGACCCAAAGATCGGCTTCCGAAAGATTGGCTCCCGAGTTGTCTATTGACCGGATTTGGAACGGGGTTACGACGTCTCTTACCTTACACAAAATACTCTTGTTTTGCGTTGTCTATTGACCGGATTTGGAACGGGGTTACGACCCGTTGATGGTGGTGAGTATCCTCCTGCGCAGTTGTTGTCTATTGACCGGATTTGGAACGGGGTTACGACCTGAACCGCAGAAAAACACGGGCGAATATTCGCGTTGTCTATTGACCGGATTTGGAACGGGGTTACGACAGGAATATCAATGTCTTTGTAAATGCCTTCATAAAGTTGTCTATTGACCGGATTTGGAACGGGGTTACGACGATATATCAAACGCAATGCAGGACGAATTTGTGTTGTCTATTGACCGGATTTGGAACGGGGTTACGACGCTCCATCGCATGGACTGAGGAGTAGTACAATAGGTTGTCTATTGACCGGATTTGGAACGGGGTTACGACGTAGGGGCGATTCGCGAATCGCCCTTACAGAGGGATGTCGACGGGGGATATTGATCCCGTTTTTTCGCAACAGGGCAGGCACAGGGGCCTGTGCCCTACGATGACCGATCTAACGTGTGATACATGAGCGATGTAATCAACCCACATGACAGTTTTTTCCGCGAAACCTTCTCTACTGGCTGATAAGTCACAAAAAAAAACCGCCCACGTCTCTTTGACGGGGCGGTTTTTCATTGGGGGCCTTAACTTAATGAGGACAAGCTACTCTCGTGTACCTCTTCCAGACTTTTAGGCCTTACGACAAAGCCGACCAAAGCCACCAGGAATAGTTCCAGAAGACCAATAAGCACTCCCTTGTTTATTATCGACAAACCACTGCCCTCCCGGCCTCCGTTCGGTATTCACCATGATAAAGGGCTGATCAGCAGAAAATGCAGGATGGAGATAAAGATCCTTGCTGTTCAGTTCGACCTCCAACAGAGACATGGCTTCCTGAAGGGTCGGCATCCGCCAGTCATTATGCCCGGCAAAACCCTCTTTGTTGATTTTTTCTATCCCTTTTCGGAGCATCCGATGGCTCATAATATCCAGCCCGCCCCGCTGCCACATCAGACCGGTCACCACATCGGTCACCGTCAGGCCATCGCCGTTATCAACCAAGTAATTTTCAAACAGACCATCGGGATTTCGTTTATGATCAGTAAAATTATACTCCCTGATCATCTTGGCCGCCTCCTCCTCGACAAACTCCATAGTCGTCTCAGGCAGAACGATACGGGAAGGGATATCTGCGGGTAACGGCTCATCAACTCCAGGGAGACCAGAAGCCCCTAAAAGATCACGTTGATCTTCCTCCTCAATGGGGATAACCCGCGAGGTATCGTCATTCTCCATGATATTGTCCAGCAACCATTGCTTCAGCTCACCATTTATGGCGTGGGTTCGCTCAAAAAGCGCAACCTTACCCTGTTTCTGCACGCAACGTTGCATCATTTCAGAAGGAGCCTTAATCTCCGCGACAATCCTGGCATGTTTAATGCCTCGCTCCATCAAGCAGAGCTTAGGTGTTTCTCCCCAGGCGTCAACAATAAAATAATAGATCCGCTCATTGCTACTGCGAACTCTTTCCCGACCACCCCAGCTCTCAAAGGTGCCAAAACTGTATTCTGGCGTCATCTCCCAGTCAACGGCTGTCGGATTTCCACTCAGATTTAATGCATTGAAAAGTCCCATAGAGCACCTCCATTAATTTTTTTTAAAAAATTATAGAATTAACGTATTATTTTCAATAAAATTGAAATAAGCCCTCCCAAGGGACGAGCTATCAAAATAAAATAATGTTAAAAGTAAACTACTAAGCAGATGGGTCTGAGCCTAAGCTCTGCAACCCTTTAAAGTTATTCAGCACCTTATCCTATTAAAAGATTACAATAAGAATCATTCTCAAGTCAATATGAAAATCAATTTCCCTACTTTTTCCGGCTCACCGCAACCTCTCGGTGCAACAGTCACCCCCGCAGGCATCAACTTTGCTCTTTTTTCCCGCCACGCGGAAAAGGTCACCTTGGTCCTCGGCGTAAAGGATGCCTGCGAATCCTCACGGTTTGAAATTCCTCTGGATCCGAAACTCCACAAGACCGGAGATATTTGGCATATTCAAGTCAGTGGCCTACCTACCTATCTGCGCTATGGGTACAAACTCTCAGGCCCTGAAGAACGCCATAGAGGGCTGACCTATGACGACAGCCTGATTATGCTTGATCCTTATGCTAAAGAAGTTCGTTCCCCGCGTTGGGGAAAAGATCGCACCAGCATTCACTACCAGGCCTGCGGCCTGATTCCCCGTGATACGTATGACTGGGAAGGGGACCGGCCCCTCAATATTCCCTTACAGGATACGGTCATCTATGAGATGCACGTACGCGGTTTTACGCAGCACTCCTCATCGCAATGCAGCTTCCCTGGCACCTTTAAAGGGATCTGTGAAAAAATTGATTACATGAAGGCATTAGGCATCACAGCAGTGGAACTGATGCCGGTCACAGAATTCGATGAAACCGAATGCCTGTTTCATAACCCGGAAACCGGCGAAAAACTCCGCAACTACTGGGGATACAGCCCGCTTTCTTTTTTTGCTCCCAAGGCCTCGTATTCCTCAGACAGTGCGCATCCGCTCCGAGAATTTCGCGACATGGTCAAAACCCTGCACAAGGCCGGTATTGAGGTCATTCTTGATATTGTCTTCAATCATACTTCGGAAGGAGGATGGGATGGTCCTACCACCTCCTTTCGAGGTATTGATAACCCGATCTATTACCTGCTTGACCCGCAAACCAAGGAGTACCTCAATTTTTCCGGTTGCGGTAATACCTGCAACTGCAATCACCCTATTGTCCGCACCTTGATCATGGATGCCCTGCATTGGTGGGTCATAGAAATGCATGTTGATGGTTTCCGTTTTGATCTTGCCTCAATTCTGGGGAGGGATCAAAATGGAAATGTGCTGAGCAATCCCCCGGTGGTGGAGATGATTGCTGAAGATCCTGTGTTGGCGGAAACAAAAATTATTGCAGAGGCATGGGATGCGGCTGGGCTGTATCAGGTCGGCCATTTCTCTCCCCATCACCGTTGGGCAGAATGGAACGGAAGGTTTCGGGATGATACACGGATGTTTATGAACGGGACTCCGGGCATGGTTTCCGCCTTGGCGACCCGGATCGCTGGCAGCTCGGATCTCTATCAGCACAACGGACGCAGACCCTGTAACTCCATCAACTTTATCACCAGCCATGACGGGTTCACCCTAGCTGATCTTGTGAGTTATAATGAAAAACAGAATCTGGCCAACGGTGAAAACAACCGAGACGGGGATAATAATAATCTGAGCTGGGATTCCGGCGCACCAGGGCCGACTGCTAACCCGACAGTCCTTGCTCTGCGGCAACGCCGCATTAAGACGATGGCGGTTATTTTATTCCTTTCTCAAGGAGTACCAATGCTAGTGGCCGGAGATGAATTCGGGCAGACCCAACAGGGAAATAATAATGCCTGGTGTCAGGATAATGAAATCAGTTGGCTCAACTGGAATCTGGTGGAAAGCAATAAAGGGCAGGTACGTTTTTTCAGGAAACTGATCCAACTCCGCCGAGAACATGCCATCTTCCGCCGGGTGAATTTCTTTGAGGTCAACAATCCAGATGCTCCGCCCATTGGACAGTCAATCCTCTGGCAGGCCTTGGAACCGGGCAGAGAAGATTGGTCCGAGCATGCCCACGCCCTGTCTTTCCTTCTCAAAGGAAGT includes:
- the glgX gene encoding glycogen debranching protein GlgX, with translation MKINFPTFSGSPQPLGATVTPAGINFALFSRHAEKVTLVLGVKDACESSRFEIPLDPKLHKTGDIWHIQVSGLPTYLRYGYKLSGPEERHRGLTYDDSLIMLDPYAKEVRSPRWGKDRTSIHYQACGLIPRDTYDWEGDRPLNIPLQDTVIYEMHVRGFTQHSSSQCSFPGTFKGICEKIDYMKALGITAVELMPVTEFDETECLFHNPETGEKLRNYWGYSPLSFFAPKASYSSDSAHPLREFRDMVKTLHKAGIEVILDIVFNHTSEGGWDGPTTSFRGIDNPIYYLLDPQTKEYLNFSGCGNTCNCNHPIVRTLIMDALHWWVIEMHVDGFRFDLASILGRDQNGNVLSNPPVVEMIAEDPVLAETKIIAEAWDAAGLYQVGHFSPHHRWAEWNGRFRDDTRMFMNGTPGMVSALATRIAGSSDLYQHNGRRPCNSINFITSHDGFTLADLVSYNEKQNLANGENNRDGDNNNLSWDSGAPGPTANPTVLALRQRRIKTMAVILFLSQGVPMLVAGDEFGQTQQGNNNAWCQDNEISWLNWNLVESNKGQVRFFRKLIQLRREHAIFRRVNFFEVNNPDAPPIGQSILWQALEPGREDWSEHAHALSFLLKGSTIDDGDNADFFIMLNGHSEQEALFTIPGPDTETGPCFWKKIIDTNEKAPKDILDLDEAGCVAIGSRIKVEAMGGVVLQTTVRSCSPKS
- a CDS encoding DUF1566 domain-containing protein produces the protein MGLFNALNLSGNPTAVDWEMTPEYSFGTFESWGGRERVRSSNERIYYFIVDAWGETPKLCLMERGIKHARIVAEIKAPSEMMQRCVQKQGKVALFERTHAINGELKQWLLDNIMENDDTSRVIPIEEEDQRDLLGASGLPGVDEPLPADIPSRIVLPETTMEFVEEEAAKMIREYNFTDHKRNPDGLFENYLVDNGDGLTVTDVVTGLMWQRGGLDIMSHRMLRKGIEKINKEGFAGHNDWRMPTLQEAMSLLEVELNSKDLYLHPAFSADQPFIMVNTERRPGGQWFVDNKQGSAYWSSGTIPGGFGRLCRKA
- the prmC gene encoding peptide chain release factor N(5)-glutamine methyltransferase, translated to MSDNTILIHQLLTTATTSLTEAGLEDSALEAELLLRHCLNVSRSKLFLLHDQPVDQEQERRFQELLQRRCQREPLQYIIGSCEFWSLDFLVSPAVLIPRPETEFLLEHCFSTLQHNASGQPQRVLDLCTGSGIIATILAKEFPCSKVIATDFSQEALELAWKNISSYHLNERVHLLQADLLTAFSCTPLFDLIVTNPPYVKAGDIPTLEPEVRDWEPHLALSGGNTGLDCVTRICRDAKPLLQPGGWLFMEIGADIGQEVEQVFLEAGGYEQVKVVPDWAGLPRVLQARKRNER